A DNA window from Impatiens glandulifera chromosome 7, dImpGla2.1, whole genome shotgun sequence contains the following coding sequences:
- the LOC124910784 gene encoding uncharacterized protein LOC124910784: MDSPQSVVSPATATSAAAVAVDRTEVQSKEAGGCYGEPSIGVLDVFIHQARDIQNICIYHKQDVYAKICLTSDPDRSVSTKIINGGGINPVFNDNLKLNVRTIESSLKCEVWMLSRVKNYLEDQLLGFALIPLSEIIIKNGNMIEKEFCLSSTDLFHSPSGFVRLSLAYSGTGGCPELISFPANETPNDSDILKESELDKIEFPDPKVVNENQMMVSEYYGYTGLESQTPVEVENDEDNQIVGVNLVESFSTSVGSPSGSVSINGSDSNLECVSKENRGGEEEAESNGSSAAVAAAVPVNIVAVEVPESKMVQQDIVDMYMKSMQQFTESLAKMKLPPVDVENGSSDSDKTTGATTNKTPGSKVFYGSRAFF; the protein is encoded by the coding sequence ATGGATTCACCTCAATCTGTTGTGTCACCGGCGACGGCAACGTCGGCGGCGGCGGTGGCGGTGGATCGAACTGAGGTTCAAAGCAAGGAAGCTGGAGGCTGTTATGGAGAACCTTCCATTGGTGTTCTTGATGTGTTCATACACCAAGCTAGAGATATTCAAAACATCTGTATATATCATAAACAAGATGTCTACGCGAAGATCTGTTTAACGAGTGATCCTGATAGATCAGTTTCTACAAAGATCATCAATGGAGGTGGAATAAATCCTGTCTTTAATGACAATCTGAAGCTAAATGTTCGAACAATCGAATCATCTCTTAAATGTGAGGTTTGGATGTTAAGTAGGGTTAAGAATTATCTTGAAGATCAATTACTTGGTTTTGCACTTATCCCATTATCtgaaatcataataaaaaatggaaatatGATTGAGAAAGAATTCTGTCTTTCCTCAACCGATCTCTTCCATTCCCCGTCTGGTTTCGTCCGATTATCCTTAGCCTACTCAGGCACCGGCGGCTGCCCTGAATTGATATCGTTTCCGGCCAATGAAACCCCTAATGATTCGGACATATTGAAGGAAAGTGAGCTAGATAAGATCGAATTTCCCGATCCTAAAGTTGTTAATGAGAATCAAATGATGGTTTCTGAGTATTATGGGTATACCGGTTTGGAATCCCAAACTCCGGTGGAGGTGGAAAACGATGAGGATAATCAGATTGTCGGTGTGAATCTTGTTGAGAGCTTCTCGACCTCAGTTGGATCTCCGTCTGGAAGTGTTTCCATTAATGGGTCGGATTCTAATCTAGAATGTGTTTCGAAGGAAaacagaggaggagaagaagaggCTGAAAGTAATGGGTCGTCGGCCGCGGTGGCGGCTGCGGTGCCGGTTAATATTGTGGCGGTGGAGGTGCCGGAGTCGAAGATGGTGCAGCAGGATATAGTTGATATGTATATGAAAAGTATGCAACAATTTACAGAATCGTTGGCTAAGATGAAACTGCCGCCGGTGGATGTGGAGAATGGATCGTCGGATTCCGATAAAACGACGGGGGCGACGACGAATAAAACTCCAGGATCTAAGGTGTTTTATGGGAGCAGGGCTTTTTTCTga